The following proteins are co-located in the Deinococcus metallilatus genome:
- a CDS encoding ABC transporter substrate-binding protein, giving the protein MKRSLLVLSALLLTSVSLAATVAEVKKKGVLVLGTDPTFAPFEFAGPGGQVQGFDIDIARAVAKDLGVRLEVRPVGFGALMPQAVTSGRVDMAMSGITITPERAKVVSFSQPYYRSAQVFIVRGGNPGKFAWPADVKGKVIGVQANTTGQYAANDTLKPKGATIKVYDDFAAGLADVRAGRIAALIGDAPTVADLKKRLPGQFEQAGKPLVAEDYGMAFQKGSDLAAAANRTLARLKASGEYQKLLNKWIVQK; this is encoded by the coding sequence ATGAAGCGTTCCCTGCTGGTGCTGTCCGCGCTGCTCCTCACCTCGGTTTCGCTCGCCGCGACAGTGGCGGAGGTCAAGAAAAAGGGCGTGCTGGTGCTGGGCACCGACCCCACCTTCGCGCCCTTCGAGTTCGCGGGGCCGGGCGGGCAGGTGCAGGGCTTCGACATCGACATTGCCCGCGCCGTTGCCAAAGACCTGGGTGTGCGGCTGGAGGTGCGTCCGGTGGGCTTCGGCGCGCTGATGCCGCAGGCGGTCACGTCGGGGCGGGTGGACATGGCGATGAGCGGCATCACCATCACGCCCGAGCGGGCGAAGGTGGTCAGCTTCAGCCAGCCGTACTACCGCAGCGCGCAGGTCTTCATTGTGCGGGGCGGTAACCCCGGCAAGTTCGCCTGGCCCGCCGACGTGAAAGGCAAGGTGATCGGCGTGCAGGCGAACACCACCGGGCAGTACGCGGCGAATGACACCCTCAAGCCGAAGGGGGCCACCATCAAGGTCTACGACGACTTCGCGGCGGGCCTCGCGGACGTACGGGCGGGCCGCATCGCCGCCCTGATCGGGGACGCGCCCACCGTGGCGGACCTGAAAAAACGCCTCCCCGGCCAGTTCGAGCAGGCCGGAAAGCCCCTCGTCGCGGAGGATTACGGTATGGCCTTCCAGAAGGGCAGCGACCTCGCCGCCGCCGCGAACCGCACCCTGGCGCGGCTGAAGGCCAGCGGCGAATATCAGAAGCTGCTGAACAAGTGGATCGTGCAGAAGTGA
- a CDS encoding amino acid ABC transporter permease: MADLLTGFRTILTGEYAALLLAGLRLTLAVSLCALGVSVVVGTALGVARVFRLPLLGPFGNAYVEVVRGIPLIVLLSVVYYGLPALGLTLASFPAAVLALGLYSAAYTSEIVRGGLSSVPTGQIEAARSLGLSRAGALRYVVLPQAWRVALPALGNEFVSLILGSSLASAVTLQELFAQGKYITGVTYRQFEVYAVLALIYFLLTFTLTRLVRLLERRLSRGETLAARRVI, encoded by the coding sequence ATGGCCGACCTGCTGACCGGTTTCCGCACCATCCTGACGGGCGAGTACGCGGCGCTGCTGCTGGCCGGGCTGCGCCTCACGCTGGCCGTGAGCCTGTGCGCGCTGGGCGTGTCGGTGGTGGTGGGGACGGCGCTGGGGGTGGCGCGGGTGTTTCGCCTGCCCCTGCTGGGGCCGTTTGGCAATGCCTACGTGGAGGTGGTGCGCGGCATTCCGCTGATCGTGCTGCTGAGCGTCGTGTACTACGGGTTGCCCGCGCTGGGCCTCACGCTGGCGAGCTTTCCGGCGGCGGTGCTGGCGCTGGGCCTGTACTCGGCGGCGTACACCAGCGAGATCGTGCGCGGGGGCCTCAGCAGTGTCCCCACCGGGCAGATCGAGGCGGCGCGCAGCCTGGGCCTCAGCCGGGCCGGGGCGCTGCGGTACGTGGTGCTGCCGCAGGCATGGCGGGTGGCCCTGCCCGCCCTCGGCAACGAGTTCGTCAGCCTGATCCTGGGCAGCAGCCTCGCCAGCGCCGTCACCTTGCAGGAACTCTTCGCGCAGGGCAAGTACATCACCGGCGTCACCTACCGCCAGTTCGAGGTCTACGCCGTGCTGGCCCTGATCTACTTCCTGCTGACTTTTACCCTGACGCGGCTGGTGCGCCTGCTGGAACGCCGCCTCAGCCGGGGGGAGACGCTGGCGGCGCGGCGGGTAATTTAG
- a CDS encoding DMT family transporter, protein MTAALALLCLAGAALLDILANLLLKASDGFRRPLPGLAALALVLCAFGLLGLSLRAVPLSVAYAVWGGLGIVGAALLSRHLEGLRFTPRAWAGLALILGSVAVLHLAEGGQP, encoded by the coding sequence ATGACCGCCGCACTCGCCCTGCTGTGTCTGGCGGGCGCGGCCCTGCTGGACATCCTCGCCAACCTGCTGCTCAAGGCGTCCGATGGATTCCGCCGTCCGCTGCCGGGCCTGGCGGCACTCGCGCTGGTGCTGTGCGCCTTCGGCCTGCTGGGCCTGAGCCTGCGGGCCGTGCCGCTAAGCGTGGCCTACGCGGTGTGGGGGGGTCTGGGCATCGTCGGCGCGGCGCTGCTGAGCCGCCATCTGGAAGGCCTGCGCTTCACGCCCCGCGCCTGGGCGGGCCTGGCCCTGATTCTGGGCAGCGTGGCGGTGCTGCATCTGGCGGAAGGGGGGCAGCCCTGA
- a CDS encoding DMT family transporter, producing the protein MRAWIALFSAIACEVTGTLALKLFGLQTPWLAVAVTGSLIVLSYLLLSLAFRRIPVAVAFAVWEAVGLAAVTLLGVWLLGDHLTKLQLLALGGLLLGAWLLHGGTRARSEA; encoded by the coding sequence ATGCGCGCCTGGATCGCGCTGTTCTCGGCCATTGCCTGTGAAGTCACGGGCACGCTGGCCCTCAAACTGTTTGGCTTGCAGACGCCCTGGCTGGCTGTCGCCGTCACGGGCAGTCTGATCGTTCTCTCGTACCTGCTGCTGTCCCTCGCCTTCCGCCGCATTCCCGTAGCGGTGGCCTTTGCCGTCTGGGAAGCCGTGGGCCTCGCCGCTGTCACGCTGCTGGGCGTGTGGCTGCTGGGCGATCACCTGACAAAGCTGCAACTGTTGGCGCTGGGCGGGCTGCTGCTGGGGGCGTGGCTGCTGCACGGCGGCACACGAGCGAGGAGTGAAGCATGA
- a CDS encoding zinc-dependent alcohol dehydrogenase: MVEPLRARRLLLIAPRTFAWEEVTLPPPAPGEVRVRTRLSAVSVGSELGAVEGRVPGWAYPGRLGYQTLGVVEAVGEDVPLASGTRVVTTLGHASAGLHQASSVLPVPAGIPDRVALAAILGEETQKGIRKVVPRPDERVLVAGAGLLGLLTVFNLTRRGVRDVTVLEPEAERRALAREVGAVSALSPGSLPQDAFDVGFECSASPDGFAELLEHLRPGGRVCVLSDGNWGTLRLPPAFHTRELSVTASSDGEDYAAYARWLWQHTDPVLGRLFEGTVTPDDLPAAFGTLLTLPRPVSPVAEWMGEEA, translated from the coding sequence ATGGTTGAACCGCTCCGGGCACGCCGCCTGCTCCTGATTGCTCCACGCACGTTCGCCTGGGAGGAAGTGACCCTGCCCCCACCCGCGCCCGGTGAGGTGCGGGTGCGAACCCGGTTGAGCGCCGTGAGCGTCGGCTCCGAACTGGGAGCCGTGGAGGGCCGGGTGCCCGGTTGGGCGTACCCCGGCAGGCTCGGCTATCAGACGCTCGGTGTGGTCGAGGCGGTGGGGGAGGACGTGCCCCTCGCATCCGGCACGCGGGTGGTGACCACGCTCGGGCACGCGAGCGCGGGCCTTCACCAGGCCTCCAGCGTGTTGCCCGTTCCTGCCGGGATTCCCGACCGGGTGGCCCTCGCCGCGATTCTGGGCGAGGAGACGCAGAAGGGCATTCGCAAGGTCGTGCCCCGGCCCGATGAGCGGGTGCTGGTGGCCGGGGCGGGCTTGCTGGGCCTGCTGACGGTGTTCAACCTGACGCGCCGGGGCGTGCGTGACGTGACCGTGCTGGAGCCGGAAGCGGAGCGCCGCGCCCTGGCCCGTGAAGTCGGGGCGGTGTCGGCCCTGTCCCCGGGCAGCCTGCCGCAAGACGCCTTCGACGTGGGCTTCGAGTGCAGCGCCTCCCCGGACGGCTTCGCGGAACTGCTGGAACATCTGCGGCCCGGTGGACGGGTCTGTGTGCTGTCGGATGGCAACTGGGGCACGTTGCGTCTGCCGCCCGCCTTCCACACCCGGGAGCTGTCCGTCACCGCGTCCAGCGACGGTGAGGACTACGCCGCCTACGCCCGCTGGCTCTGGCAGCACACGGACCCGGTGCTGGGGCGGCTTTTTGAGGGCACGGTCACCCCGGATGACCTGCCCGCCGCCTTTGGAACGCTGCTCACCCTGCCCCGCCCGGTGTCCCCGGTGGCCGAGTGGATGGGGGAGGAGGCGTGA
- a CDS encoding AzlC family ABC transporter permease has protein sequence MTPFWPAFWRGFRALVPLWLGVIPFAVAYAVTARAAGLSVRETQLMSLTVFAGASQFAAAGLFAGSASAWGIVATTFLLNARHVLYGLSLARQVPLTRPQRVLAAQFLTDEAYGVAVVNGVREPGGLSFGFLLGAELSLYAVWNVATFAGALAGGVLPDPAALGVGVIFPLAFLGLLVPLLIDRKAVLVALASGLGAWGLARVLPGGLVVLLAGVGGALLGAWLVTRKERA, from the coding sequence GTGACCCCCTTCTGGCCCGCGTTCTGGCGGGGCTTCCGGGCGCTGGTGCCGCTGTGGCTGGGCGTGATTCCCTTCGCGGTCGCCTACGCGGTTACGGCGCGGGCGGCGGGGTTGAGCGTCCGGGAAACGCAACTGATGAGCCTCACCGTTTTTGCGGGGGCGAGCCAGTTTGCGGCGGCGGGCCTGTTTGCCGGGAGTGCGTCCGCCTGGGGCATCGTCGCCACCACCTTTCTGCTGAACGCGCGGCACGTGCTGTACGGCCTGAGTCTGGCACGGCAGGTGCCCCTCACCCGCCCGCAGCGCGTGCTGGCGGCGCAGTTCCTGACCGACGAGGCGTACGGCGTGGCGGTGGTGAATGGGGTCCGCGAGCCGGGCGGCCTCTCCTTCGGCTTCCTGCTGGGGGCGGAACTCAGCCTGTACGCGGTGTGGAACGTGGCGACGTTCGCCGGGGCGCTGGCGGGCGGCGTGCTGCCGGACCCCGCCGCGCTGGGGGTGGGCGTGATTTTCCCGCTGGCCTTTCTGGGCCTGCTGGTGCCGCTCCTCATTGACCGCAAGGCGGTGCTCGTCGCGCTCGCCTCCGGGCTGGGGGCGTGGGGCCTCGCGCGCGTGTTGCCGGGCGGACTGGTGGTGTTGCTCGCCGGGGTGGGCGGGGCGCTGCTGGGGGCCTGGCTGGTCACGCGGAAGGAGCGGGCGTGA
- a CDS encoding AzlD domain-containing protein, with amino-acid sequence MSVLPVILLMWAVTYPARLLGLSLGRLKLPPFWLAFLRFVPVSVFAALIVPDVLGSPEWPRRLIGCAVGAGLIWRTRNLALGILGGFAAYWAARLAGL; translated from the coding sequence GTGAGCGTCCTTCCCGTCATCCTGCTGATGTGGGCGGTCACGTACCCGGCGCGCCTGCTGGGCCTCAGCCTGGGGCGCCTGAAGCTGCCGCCCTTCTGGCTGGCCTTTTTGCGCTTCGTGCCCGTCAGCGTCTTTGCCGCCCTGATCGTGCCGGACGTGCTGGGCAGCCCGGAGTGGCCCCGCCGCCTCATCGGCTGCGCGGTCGGGGCGGGGCTGATCTGGCGCACCCGGAACCTCGCCCTGGGCATCCTGGGAGGCTTCGCGGCGTACTGGGCGGCACGGCTGGCGGGCCTGTGA
- a CDS encoding PASTA domain-containing protein, producing MTGQAAVIDGKYQVVRELAREGHVTLSEVRAGEGVTRRVAWFDVTSPPARQGFHAYRAVLRAISPAGLTDVVARPGAYYAVWQPVAGTPLSEVAAQPKKQEETVRAVQALAARLAEHGYALPDADVVVDGRDVRVAYLRPAPEGRTPEEVARLNAAALAPFTGVPVRRQRRPGAWLTFVPGLFFLGGAVYLGMQATQIYLNPPIHEVLAVTGQPAPQAAQKLTAAGFQVDYAKGDATGLPIGAVIRQDPAAGTNLPVGRLVTLTVNNPPSLSVPKLEELTVDQARGALRDSALSLGNIIRADGTLTKTPEGRVIAQVPEAGANLQRGQPVQLMVSTGVRGKETWIADLTGLTFEAAREHARIAGLVVNRVVQQPSDAPENTVLEQKPAPYVRVPVGSPVTLTVAAARYSAPSRPAGSLPLPPPPPGQTPSDEQAPADQNGTDQSGAGQGGTEPPAAPATPSTPPEGTTAPPTTPQDIPATPASGAATTPEAASRSVHFRYAFPGDLPAGSYTIVVRDADGEREVQGATDSAQLAGAVAEGDVLVRGDALFVIRQNGNEYATVTP from the coding sequence ATGACGGGTCAGGCGGCGGTCATCGACGGGAAATACCAGGTCGTGCGGGAACTCGCGCGCGAGGGGCACGTGACCCTCAGCGAGGTTCGCGCGGGCGAGGGCGTGACGCGCCGCGTCGCGTGGTTCGATGTCACCTCACCCCCCGCGCGGCAGGGCTTCCATGCCTACCGGGCGGTCCTGCGCGCGATCAGCCCGGCGGGCCTGACCGACGTGGTCGCGCGCCCCGGGGCCTACTACGCGGTATGGCAGCCGGTCGCCGGGACGCCGCTCTCGGAGGTCGCCGCGCAGCCCAAGAAGCAGGAAGAAACCGTCCGGGCGGTGCAAGCCCTGGCCGCGCGGCTGGCCGAACACGGCTACGCCCTCCCCGACGCGGACGTGGTGGTGGACGGCCGGGATGTCCGGGTGGCCTACCTGCGTCCCGCCCCCGAGGGCCGTACCCCCGAGGAGGTCGCCCGCCTGAACGCGGCGGCACTCGCGCCCTTCACGGGCGTGCCCGTGAGACGCCAGCGGCGGCCGGGCGCGTGGCTGACCTTCGTACCGGGGCTGTTCTTCCTGGGCGGCGCGGTCTACCTGGGGATGCAGGCCACGCAGATCTACCTGAACCCCCCCATCCACGAGGTGCTGGCGGTGACCGGCCAGCCCGCGCCGCAGGCCGCGCAGAAACTCACGGCGGCGGGCTTCCAGGTGGACTATGCCAAGGGGGACGCGACCGGCCTCCCCATCGGGGCGGTGATCCGCCAGGACCCCGCGGCGGGCACCAACCTGCCGGTGGGCCGCCTGGTGACCCTGACGGTCAACAATCCGCCCTCTCTGTCCGTGCCCAAGCTGGAGGAACTTACGGTGGATCAGGCCCGCGGCGCCTTGCGGGACAGCGCGCTGAGCCTGGGGAACATCATCCGGGCGGACGGCACCCTCACCAAGACCCCGGAAGGCCGCGTGATCGCGCAGGTGCCGGAAGCGGGCGCGAACCTCCAGCGTGGGCAACCGGTGCAGCTCATGGTGTCGACCGGCGTGCGCGGCAAGGAAACCTGGATCGCGGACCTGACCGGGCTGACCTTCGAGGCGGCCCGCGAGCACGCCCGTATCGCGGGGCTGGTCGTGAACCGCGTGGTCCAGCAGCCCAGCGACGCCCCGGAAAACACGGTGCTGGAGCAGAAGCCCGCCCCCTACGTGCGGGTGCCGGTGGGCAGCCCCGTCACGCTGACGGTCGCGGCCGCCCGCTACAGCGCGCCCAGCCGCCCGGCGGGCAGCCTCCCCCTCCCGCCGCCCCCGCCCGGCCAGACGCCCTCCGACGAGCAGGCCCCGGCCGACCAGAACGGGACGGATCAGAGCGGTGCCGGGCAAGGCGGGACCGAGCCGCCCGCTGCGCCCGCCACACCTTCCACCCCGCCCGAAGGGACCACGGCTCCCCCGACCACCCCCCAGGACATCCCCGCCACCCCGGCTTCCGGCGCGGCCACGACCCCCGAGGCGGCCTCGCGGTCGGTCCACTTCCGCTACGCATTTCCCGGCGACCTGCCTGCGGGCAGCTACACCATCGTGGTGCGCGACGCCGACGGCGAACGCGAGGTTCAGGGCGCCACCGACAGTGCCCAGCTCGCCGGAGCCGTGGCCGAGGGCGACGTGCTGGTGCGCGGCGACGCGCTGTTCGTCATCCGGCAGAACGGCAACGAGTACGCGACCGTCACGCCGTAG
- a CDS encoding cysteine desulfurase family protein has translation MIYLDYAATHPMTPEALAAYVEAAALPGNPASVHSAGQAARERLEEGRARVAAALRVDARTLIANGGGTEGDNHVLLGVAHAWEETHGRPGHLVTTLTEHSAVLAPARWLGVQGWAVTLLPPDAQGRYHPGQLAEALRDDTALVSIHHANNELGTVQDTAALAAVAAVRGIPYHSDAVQAPGVLPLDLNGWGVTFATFSAHKWGGPRGVGFLYVKRGTLLPAVTLGGGQEGGLRPGTQNTAGVYAAGVALTHAEAAREETFAHLTRLRERFLQGVAPIPGLRVNHPPDASPKVASVTLPGADGEALLMNLDLLGVSASAGSACAAGTMQPSHVLTAIGLSEADARSTLRFSFGRATTGAEVDAASDALRQAAEWSRG, from the coding sequence ATGATCTACCTCGACTACGCCGCTACCCATCCCATGACCCCCGAGGCGCTGGCCGCCTACGTGGAGGCCGCCGCGCTGCCCGGCAATCCGGCCAGCGTCCACTCGGCGGGCCAGGCCGCCCGCGAACGGCTGGAGGAGGGCCGCGCCCGCGTCGCCGCTGCCCTGCGGGTGGATGCCCGCACGCTGATCGCCAATGGCGGCGGCACCGAGGGAGATAACCACGTGCTGTTGGGCGTGGCCCACGCCTGGGAGGAGACGCACGGGCGGCCCGGCCACCTCGTCACCACCCTCACCGAGCATTCCGCCGTGCTGGCGCCCGCGCGCTGGCTGGGCGTGCAGGGCTGGGCGGTGACCCTCCTGCCGCCTGACGCGCAGGGGCGGTACCACCCCGGGCAACTCGCGGAGGCGCTGCGGGACGATACGGCGCTCGTCTCCATCCACCACGCGAACAACGAACTTGGGACGGTGCAGGACACGGCTGCACTGGCTGCTGTCGCCGCCGTCCGGGGCATTCCCTACCACAGCGACGCGGTGCAGGCACCCGGCGTGCTGCCCCTGGACCTGAACGGCTGGGGCGTGACGTTTGCCACCTTCAGCGCGCACAAGTGGGGCGGGCCGCGCGGGGTGGGCTTCCTGTACGTGAAACGCGGGACCCTCCTGCCCGCCGTCACGCTGGGGGGCGGGCAGGAGGGCGGCCTGCGCCCCGGCACCCAGAACACGGCGGGTGTGTACGCGGCGGGCGTGGCGCTGACCCACGCGGAGGCGGCGCGGGAGGAGACGTTCGCCCACCTCACCCGCCTCCGCGAACGCTTTCTGCAAGGGGTCGCCCCCATCCCCGGCCTGCGCGTGAACCATCCGCCTGACGCCAGCCCCAAGGTCGCCTCCGTCACCCTGCCCGGCGCGGACGGCGAGGCGCTGCTGATGAACCTCGACCTGCTGGGGGTTTCGGCCAGCGCGGGGAGCGCCTGCGCCGCCGGAACGATGCAGCCCAGCCACGTTTTGACCGCCATCGGCCTCAGCGAAGCGGACGCCCGTTCGACCCTGCGCTTCAGCTTCGGGCGGGCCACCACCGGGGCCGAGGTGGACGCGGCGTCGGATGCGCTGCGGCAGGCGGCGGAATGGAGCCGGGGATGA
- a CDS encoding HD domain-containing protein, with product MTAGLPDPATAERLLREAEALNPGGWVAHSRNVAQAARLIAERHPALDPVRAHTLGLLHDLGRRTGPNRDRHILDGHDVLLSLGYPDAARIALTHSFVIPDLATLQGEWDGTPAEWARLGELLAAARMTDEDRLLQLCDTLALADGFCTVQERIVDVALRYSVNERTPEKWRAKLALKAAFDRECGVNIYRLLPGLCERLLA from the coding sequence ATGACTGCGGGCCTCCCTGACCCCGCGACCGCCGAACGCCTGCTGCGGGAGGCGGAGGCGCTGAACCCCGGTGGCTGGGTGGCCCACTCCAGAAACGTGGCGCAGGCCGCCCGGTTGATCGCGGAGCGGCACCCGGCGCTCGACCCGGTGCGGGCCCACACGCTGGGCCTGCTGCACGACCTGGGGCGGCGAACCGGGCCGAACCGCGACCGGCACATTCTGGACGGGCATGACGTTCTGCTCTCGCTGGGTTACCCGGACGCGGCCCGCATCGCCCTGACGCATTCCTTCGTTATTCCGGACCTCGCGACGTTGCAGGGCGAGTGGGACGGCACCCCCGCCGAATGGGCGCGTCTCGGCGAACTGTTGGCCGCCGCGCGCATGACGGACGAGGACCGGTTGCTGCAACTGTGCGACACGCTCGCGCTCGCGGACGGCTTCTGCACGGTGCAGGAGCGGATCGTGGACGTGGCCCTGCGCTACAGCGTGAACGAGAGGACGCCCGAGAAGTGGCGGGCGAAACTCGCGCTGAAGGCCGCGTTTGACCGGGAATGTGGCGTCAACATCTACCGTCTGCTCCCGGGGTTGTGTGAGCGTCTGCTCGCGTAA
- a CDS encoding AAA family ATPase gives MPPTLHLHLLVGLPGSGKTTLAQRLEQEHAALRLTPDEWMLPLFGAGESGNRRAILEHELLWGVAARALSLGLSVVLDYGLWSREERELYRERAKALGVRAELHLLDVPPGELWRRLEERNRHLPPGTFPVTREELEEWLGWYEPPTADEQALYASRRSHNPGSRR, from the coding sequence ATGCCGCCCACCCTCCACCTCCACCTCCTCGTCGGCCTGCCCGGTTCCGGCAAGACCACGCTGGCGCAGCGGCTGGAACAGGAACACGCGGCGCTGCGCCTGACACCCGACGAGTGGATGCTGCCCCTCTTCGGCGCGGGCGAGTCGGGGAACAGGCGAGCCATTCTGGAACATGAGTTGCTGTGGGGGGTCGCGGCGCGTGCCCTGAGCCTCGGCTTGAGTGTGGTGCTGGATTACGGCCTGTGGTCGCGTGAGGAACGCGAGCTGTACCGCGAGCGGGCGAAGGCGCTGGGGGTACGGGCCGAACTGCACCTGCTGGACGTGCCGCCCGGGGAGTTGTGGCGGCGGCTGGAGGAACGCAACAGGCACCTTCCGCCCGGCACGTTCCCGGTCACCCGGGAAGAACTGGAGGAGTGGCTGGGCTGGTACGAACCGCCGACGGCAGACGAGCAGGCCCTTTACGCGAGCAGACGCTCACACAACCCCGGGAGCAGACGGTAG
- a CDS encoding aminotransferase class V-fold PLP-dependent enzyme, with protein sequence MPALRPDIDPDGLLEYSVVYTDRSLNHMSAAFQEVMRDLSTELKAVYHADAAAIIPGSGTSAMEAVVDQLAPGQRCLVIRNGWFSYRWSQIFEMSRVPEEVTVLKAEEQGTGRHLPFAPYPIEEAVAAIRREQPALVFAPHVETSAGLILPEDYIRQLAEATHEVGGLLVIDAIASGAVWLDMQALGIDILVTAPQKGWSSTPCAGVVLLREAAVGRVEATDSVSFTLDLKKWLSIMRAYEGGGFAYHATLPTDGLRQFRDAVLEVKTFGFERAKAAQWDLGGRVRRVLEEAGFVSVAAPGYEAPGVVVYYTDADAIHTGQAFAWAGVQIAAGVPLQVGEPQDFKTFRVGLFGLDKLADVEGTVRRFEQALQKVLAETGIPSTSLEHLSEFRC encoded by the coding sequence ATGCCTGCCCTGCGACCCGATATCGATCCCGACGGCCTGCTCGAATACTCGGTGGTCTACACCGACCGCTCACTCAACCACATGTCCGCCGCCTTTCAGGAGGTGATGCGCGACCTCTCCACTGAACTGAAGGCGGTCTATCACGCCGACGCCGCAGCGATCATTCCGGGGTCGGGCACCTCCGCGATGGAAGCGGTGGTGGACCAGCTCGCGCCGGGCCAGCGCTGCCTGGTGATCCGCAACGGCTGGTTCAGCTACCGCTGGTCACAGATTTTCGAGATGAGCCGCGTGCCGGAAGAGGTGACCGTGCTGAAGGCCGAGGAGCAGGGTACGGGCCGCCACCTGCCCTTCGCGCCCTATCCCATCGAGGAGGCGGTGGCCGCCATCCGGCGCGAGCAACCCGCGCTGGTGTTCGCGCCGCACGTGGAAACGTCGGCGGGGCTCATTCTGCCGGAGGACTACATTCGCCAACTCGCGGAAGCGACGCACGAGGTCGGGGGGCTGCTGGTGATTGACGCCATCGCCTCCGGGGCCGTGTGGCTGGACATGCAGGCGCTGGGCATCGACATTCTGGTCACCGCGCCGCAGAAGGGCTGGAGCAGCACACCCTGCGCCGGGGTGGTGCTGCTGCGCGAGGCAGCCGTGGGGCGGGTGGAGGCGACCGACTCGGTGAGCTTCACCCTGGACCTGAAAAAGTGGCTGAGCATCATGCGGGCTTATGAGGGGGGCGGCTTCGCGTACCACGCCACCCTGCCAACGGACGGCCTGCGCCAGTTCCGGGACGCGGTGCTGGAGGTGAAGACGTTCGGGTTCGAGCGGGCGAAGGCGGCGCAGTGGGACCTCGGCGGGCGTGTCCGCCGGGTGCTGGAGGAGGCAGGGTTCGTCAGCGTGGCCGCCCCCGGCTACGAGGCTCCCGGCGTGGTGGTCTATTACACCGACGCGGACGCCATCCACACCGGCCAGGCCTTCGCGTGGGCGGGGGTGCAGATCGCCGCGGGCGTGCCGCTCCAGGTGGGCGAGCCGCAGGACTTCAAGACCTTCCGCGTCGGCCTGTTCGGCCTGGACAAGCTGGCGGACGTGGAGGGGACGGTGCGCCGCTTCGAGCAGGCTCTTCAGAAGGTGCTGGCGGAAACGGGAATCCCGTCGACCAGCCTAGAGCATTTGTCCGAATTCCGGTGTTGA